Genomic segment of Paenibacillaceae bacterium GAS479:
CTGCTGAATCGTTAATTAGGATCAGGCAGAGCGAACCGCTTTACCGTTCTAAATCAGCAGAGGATGTTATGTTCGATTACGGACATGGCATCCTCTGCTTTTTGGAAGGGTGGCGCTCGCTAGCGAATCGTCAGGCGTTAGGGGTATCGAGCTGAGGGTGTAAAGCCTCTTACGGAGTATAGTGTCGTTAAATGCTCAAAAAGTGGCAAATGGAACAAAGATGGCTTAAACGACGATCCCTCCAACCTCTAAAGCCGAGTAATCCATGCATTCCGTGCAATCTTCGCAGTGACCGAATCGAGCCTCACAACTAACTAAATTTTGAGCACAGTAGGGAATGAGGATGCCCTAACGGATCTCAGAAGCGCTATTTGGTCGGAAATGATGCAATTAAAACTCCAACGGATCTGAGAAACGTTATTCTCCATTGAAATCGACTCCTTTAGGTGAAGAGGACCAAATAAGCTCGCTCAGATCCGTTAGCTCAGAAAATGAGCCCGTTTGCCGCAAATAACGCTTCTGAGATCCGTTAGCCTGTCCACCGAATGCGAGCCCCTCGAATGTCAGCATGTCGCTTGCTAACCTATCGACATTCCGGCATTCAGCCCGTCGCTGCCTACTGGCTGCGACCCGTCGGCTACAGCCCGCCCAGTGTCAGCTTGGCAGAATACCGACCCGCCAGTTGTAGCCTGCAGAATGCCAGTCTGCAGAACGCCGACCCGTCGGCTGCAGCCCGCTGAATGCCAGTCTGCAGAAAGCCGACTCGGCTGCAGCCCGCTGAATGCCGACCCGCCGGTTCACCGTCGCCTGTCAGCATCGCTAATGGCTGAGCTGGAAAAACCAAAAAAGAACCTGTCTCCCGGATAAAACCGGGAAACAGGTTCTTTTTCAGTGAGTGCCTTCAAACACGAAGGAAAAGTAAATTCGTCAAAGCCGATATTGAAGATGCTTGGAAGCTAAAATTCCAGTACTTTTGAGAGCGATTCTACTCGGCCAAGATCTACGACTATAGGTGCCATTTTCTCTTCCTTATCGGACTCCACCAGCCATTAGGCTCTCCATACACACGACTCCACAAGCGCATATAGGCTCATCCATACACACGGCCCCACTAGTCCATTTCGAACTATCCGTCTCTATCGACCCATCCGCTTTCATCAGCTAGCTCCAACGCCTTCATCCGCTCCAAGCGCACCAATTAAGACTTCGCTCCCCGCGGCCTCACGCTTTCACCTTCCACCAACGATACATAGATTCGCTCATGCTCGACCTGCTCACCACTGATCATTTGCAACAGCTGTTGAGACGCCATAGCACCCCAGCGATGCTTGGAATACTCGATTGTAGCTAATCTTGGGCTCAAATAGCGTGTCAGATCGATATTGTCGAAGCCGATCAATGATAGATCCTCTCCGATCCCCTTGCCATGATCTTGAACAGTTTGAAAGAGGCCAATAGCCATTTCATCATTCAGGCAAAACACTCCCGGCGGCTCGCCGGAAAGCTCGCTCAGAATCTTTTTAGCTGCCGCTTCTCCGGAGACTTTATTGAAATCTCCTTCCAGAAAGACGGCCTCCACCTCGGGATGGCGGTCGAGGGTTTGCCTGACAGCTGTCAAACGCTGCCTAGAGTCATAGGAATCAGGCGGGCCGCAGACGATGTAAAGCTTGCGGTGGCCATTTTCAATCAGATAATCCATTGCAAGATTGGCGCCGGCCTTATTATCCAGCAGCACTTGATTAATGCTTTCATGACGCAGTTCACGATCCAGGACGACGAGCCGGTGGCCGCGATCGGCATATTCCAGCAGCTCCTCGTCGGAAAAGGCGGAATCTAGAATGATGGCACCGTCAATCATACGCTCCGGCAGCAGGCGGTGGGATTGTTTGCCGCTACATACGATCAGATCGTATCCTTTGCGATTGACAACTTCTTTCATACCCTGAAGAAGATCACCATAAAATGCTCCGCTAAAGTCGGTTAGGAAAGCTCCAATAATGAGTGACTCCTGCTTTTTGAGCTGCCGCGCAGCTGCATTGGGTACGTAGTTCAGCTCTTTGGCAACAGCCAGAATACGGTTTTTGGTCTCAAGTGTAACCTTGGGGCTATCATTGAGCGCATAGGATACGGTAGAAATGGACACTCCTGCTTGTTTGGCAATATCTTTGATGCTGACCATCATTATCCCTCCAGCACAATCTCATTCTGCTGTTCCTCCGGCAGCCAGAGCTTGTCCAAATCATGTAGCGACAGGCTGGCGCCAGTGCTCCGGTAAGGCCCTTGCAGAGGGGTGAAAGGAGCTTCCCGTCCATTAACCTTAACACGGACGATCGGACCTCCGCCATGCAGATAGGTAATCCTTACCGGATGACCTGCGATGCGGAACTGCAGCGAAAGGCCGTCAAGCTCCTCTGGCAGCACCGGATCAAGCTCGAGAGTTTCAGCTCGGACACGAATGCCGAGGACGTTGGAAATGAGCTGATTCATGTAAATTCCGGGGCCGCTGGAATAAATCCGCCAGCCGCCTTTGACGGTGGCTTTTCCGGTGCGCAGTTCATCGAATCGTTCTGCAGCTTCGTAACGGGTGGAAAAATTACCGTCGGAGCTGCTGAAATAAGCATTGCTCTGCCGCAGCTCGGCATTTGGCACAGCCGCTTTGATGCCGATCGGATTGATGACTTGAAGCCCATGCCAGGCTTCGTCATTTTTGCCGAGCTTGGTCATCGCTTCGATGAAGCGGATATGTGCATGCACATACTGCAATCCAATTTCTCGTCCGAAGTTGGCAGCCTGCTCAGCTCTCTTGAAGCGTTTGCTCACTCCACCCTCGTAAGGAGCGGGACGATTCATCAAGCGTACACCGTCCGGGAAACTAAGCTCACGTTTGATGAGCTCGTAGTGTTGCTCGGCTTGGTCCCGCGATAGTAAACCCGCGATCATGGAACGTGTCATTGGCAGTAGGCGATACTTGATTCCGGTGCGGGTATCGGAAGGGTGGAGCCATTTTGCAGGCTTGCTTGGATCTTCTAGATACAGGAAGCCTGGAATGATATCATCCGGATTCATAAAGCGGTGGAAGTCGACACGAATCCCATCTGCGAGCTCTTTCAGTTGCTTGCCAAGCAAACGCAGTTCCGGGGTTCCAGCGAGACTCTCGTTTGCATTAACCAACAAGCTTCCTAGCTGTTCCAACGTCTGGTAAGTCAGCGCGACCGTCCAACTGCTGGACATGTTGGCTCTCAGCTCCGGGCTTGCCGGCTGCAGTGTATCATCCCAATCCCCATCGCCGTAAGCCGAGAGATGAGTTCCGTGCAGGAAACGGGAGATCATGTAGTCCATCTGCCGTCTTACATGAAGGATCAGCGGCTCCTGAAGCTCCGTCAGCTCGAAAGAGTCGGAATCCGTATACGGTAGCTCAAGCCCGAGAATATCAAAATCACCGGTAGCTGCGATATAATCACCGAGCAGTTTGAGCGGCCAGACAATGATGTCGCCATGGCAATCCTCTTGCTGGATACGGGAATAGCGGTCGAACATGAACCACTGCGGCCAGCCCCCGCTTTGCTCGTATTGATGGGAGTACACCAAGCGGATTATGTCGCGTACCGCTTCGTCCTGCCGGACGGCCAGAAAGTATTCTGCTGGCCCCTGACAAACATCCCTTGTGCCCCAAGCAGCACCACCGTACTGCTCCAGGCCATGCGGCGACGCAAAATGAACCCGCATATTATGTGTGTACCACCAAGCCAGTATGTCCAGGCGAGATACGGCGGCATTGCCCTCGGGAAGCTCCAGGCGAAAGCCGTTCATCAGCTCCTTCATGCCCGTCCGATATTCCCTTGCGGCTGTTTCGAGCGAGGGAAATGAATTGGTAGACGGGGCGGAGTGTGCTAAAAGCTCGCTCTGCTCGGAAAGCTTGTCCTGCTCGGAAAGCTTGTCCTGCTCGGAAAGCTTGTCTTGCTCGGAAAGCTTGTCCTGCTCGGAAAGCTTGTCCTGCTCGGAAAGCTCGCGCTGCCCCAAAAGCTTGCTCTGCTCCGAAAGCTCGCTCTGCTCCTCAAACCCGCCCAACCGGCCGTCGATGACAAGTTTCCAGTCTGCTGAAGGCTCGGTTTCAAGTACGAGCAGCGGGGTGTCCGCCGCTTGCAGCTCCGGCATGAGCCGCCGCTCGTCAAGCACCAGCGCGGACGTTCCGTCCAACTGCAGCCGATAGGTTAGATGTGGGTACACTCCGGCAATCGGAGAGCCTTCCCCCGGTGTAACCTCTAACATACCTTTGCCTACTCGTTTCATGTGGTAGGGGCGTTCACCCTCGCGCTCTCCCATGACGAGCTGAGCGGTAAGCAAATATCGACGCGGCCGGCCGTCCTCAGATGTTACTTGCAGCACAGCCTGAGGTTGATCAGCGCTTGTGTAACTCGTAACGACGATCGTATCGTCCTTCAGCCGATAGACCCAGCGGGCATAGTTGAAGCCCATCTCGAACAAGCTAGGCAACGCGAGCAGCCGGTAAACGCCTTCGCTTTCAGCATATAGCCGCAGCCCGGAAGCATGCTGCGCATTCAGAGCATTGCGGGTATGGCCGATTAGCTTGTTAAAAGAAGTATTGCCAACGACAAGCTGAGAATGGAATACGCCACACATATAGGCGGTTGAGCTGAGCAGCTCTGCGCCCGCCCGGTCCGGAGCGCCACTCATCAGAATGTGGCCATGCGGCCTTTCCATCAGTAGTTCCTTAGCCTTTGTCACGACATGAGCATACTCCGGGGTGAAAAAGGAGAGAAGCTCGCCATCCAGTCGGTCGCCATCCAGTCGCTCATCATCCAGTCGCTCATCATCCAGTCGGTCGCCATCCAGTTGCCTGTCATCCAGTCGGTCGCCACTCGGTCGCCCCTCATTCAGCCGTTCCTCCTCCAAACGCTGGGGGTATCGTTCAATAAGCTCGGCAGAAGTTAGCGCCTCCGAATGAATCGGCTCACCAATATCGTCCGACCTGCGGGGCAGCGGCAGCCAAGGACCTGCCGCAGGTGGCAGTTGGTCCACATCTTGCCATGCCAGGCGTATATCTTCCTTGAATGCTTCCTCGGTTACAGCATCCCGGTGATCCTCTTGGAATAGCCCATAGAATATGACCCGAGCGGTCGCGGCAGGTTTCAGCGGCTTGGATTGCAGCGCGGTATAAGCGAACTCATACTGACGGATTTCGGACGGCAATTGATCGGCCAGCAGCGCTTCGGGGGTATGTGAGTCTTTAAAGGTAAGGCCGAAGAAGGAAAATCCATCGGTTGAATAACTAGCCGCGCCGGTCAGTGAGCCCAACTGCAAATAAGGAAAACGACCATTTTGCGGCCCGTTCTGACGCGAACAAACCGCCCACCCGCGCTCCTCCGACTCATAGACGCTGTGATCGATATATTGTGAGTTGTAAGCTTCGTTGCTGCGGACAGTGCCCATAACAGCAAGCCCTATATCTTGACCGTAAACCAGATCGGCCTCCAGTTCTGGATCATTCGCTTCGAGCTTAATATCCCAAAACCAAACATAACTGGAGGACAGCAAAAAGCTGACCTCGTAGCGAACCCCTTGTGCTTCTCCGCGCCAGGTGAAACGTGAGTCCTCGCGGCAAACGAGGCTGCCCGAACGGGAGCCGAGCAGCGGATGGACTGCCCATCCATCCTTGCTGCGAACCCGCAAATAAAGTCCGCTAAGCGAACCATCGATTGGGTGTGCGGCTAACTGATTCAACTGAATTCCGTCGGCCATCGCCTCCATAAGATCACCAGTTGGCAGAAATGTAAATGACATTTTTCCGTTATCCAGCTTCCAATGCTCATAATTTGTCATATTAGATTCCTCCTTCTATGCCATTAAAAGAATAGATTCGCTCTGGAAAAGTCGCGATTAGAAGATAAAGCTTCAACACTGATTCTTATTCCACTAAAAACGGGTAGTGCAAAGAGCAAGGGATAATAAGAAGCCTTGAAATACAGAAGCTACCAGGAATCTCTTATTTAATATAAACGTTTCGATTTGGAGTAAAACGATTATATATGGAGTAAGAGAAATAATGAATTTTACGTATTAAGATAAAATTCTTCTCCATTATACCCTGATAAGTGTGTATAATGGAAATTGAATGCGATTTCATTTCTTTTTTTAAGCATAATAGAAACGTTTCTATTAGTCGATTTAGACGGGGAGGCAACACGAATGCGGATCAAATCAGGCAGCGCTATCTTGATCGGTGTCCTCATGGCAGGGAGCCTGCTGGCCGGCTGCTCATCCGGTGAAGAGGAAAGCGGGGGCAAAACAACGCTGAATGTATGGGCGATGGGCGACAGCAGCAAGCCAATGGAAGAGATGGCAACCGCCTTCAGCAAAGAGAACCCGGATATTGTAGTAAAGGTCCAGACAATCCCTTGGGGCAGTGCGCATGACAAGCTGGTTACAGCTGTTGCTTCCAAGAAGGGACCAGATGTATTGCAGATGGGAAGCACATGGATGGCTGAATTCGGCAACGCGGGAGCGCTGGCTGATTTGACCGATGAGCTTGGCAAGTATCCTGAGCTTGCTCCAGAGAACTTTTTCGAGGGGACAGTCAACTCCAATAGATATGAAGGAAAAGCGATCGGTGTGCCTTGGCTAGCGGAAACACGTGTCCTATTTTATCGAACAGATCTGTTGAAGTCCGTCGGTTACGAGAGCGCTCCTAAAACATGGGATGAGCTGGAGGACGCTGCACGCAAGCTGACCGAGCGTGGGTCCGGGATGTACGGATTCAATGTAGATGTCAAGGAGCCAACTTTCAGCTTCATGTTTGCACGGCAGAACGGCTCCGGTTTGATTCAGGACGGTCAGGCTCAGTTCGAGCAAGCTCCGTTCCGGGAAGCAGTTGATTATTTGGACGGTTTTATCCAGAAGGGTTATTCTCCGGTAGACCTTGGCCTAGATACGACGCAAACCTTTGGCGGAAAAGGCATCGTGCCGATGTTTATTAGCGGGCCGTGGGTCATTAAGCAGGTGAGGGATCAGGTTCCGGATGTCGAAGGAAAATGGGCGACAGCGGTGCTTCCGGCAAAAGAGAACAACATCAGCTCGCTTGGCGGCTCGAACCTGAGCGTTTTCGAATTTTCCAAGAAGAAGGATGAGGCGCTGAAATTCATCGCATTCCTCAGCCGAACGGAAAACCAGTTGATGTGGATGGACGCCACCGGGGAGCTGCCTGCAAGCAAGAAGGCATGGGAAGACCCGAAACTTAGCGACGACCCCAATATGAAAGTAGTAGGCGAACAATTGAAACAGGCTGAACCGATGCCAATCGTCGGTCCATGGGATCGAATCTCGCAAAATTATCTGAAGACGTTTGAGCGAATATTCCGTACGGACGAGGATCATGACAAGTTGCTCCAGGAATTCAACTCGATGGCGCAGCGTTGGCTGGACCGATAACACCGATAAGACCGATAAGACCGATAAGTCTGGAAAGGAAGTGGAAAGATGAAAGGCTCCTCTAAAGCGGCTCCTTGGGTATTCATCGGTCCAACTCTGCTGCTGCTCGCTGTATTTTCCCTGTTACCTATTCTCGTAGCCGCAGGCATCAGCTTGACTGACATGGATTTGGCCGGACTCGCGAACTATTCCAATATTGAGTTCGTCGGCATTAAAAACTACATCGATGTGCTCACCGATCCAGTGTTCCTGAAGGCGATTTTGAATACGCTCTTTTATGTCATAATCGGGGTGCCGTTGGTCGTTGCATGTTCGCTTGGCGTGGCTCTGCTGATCAATATGGGCCAATCCCGCATTTTTAAAATGTTCCGTGTTGTCTACTATATGCCTTCTGTAACCAACGTCGTTGCGGTCGCTGTCGTCTGGATGTACTTGTACAATCCCGGAATCGGGCTGTTCAACTATTTGCTTAACTCGCTTGGCCTTGGCAGCGTGCCATGGCTGACGGAACCGACGGTTGCCAAGCTGTCGCTCATCCTGCTGGCGCTCTGGCGCAGTATCGGACTGAATATGATCATATTCATTGCCGCGCTGCAAGGAATCAGCAAATCCTATTACGAAGCCGCTCAGTTGGACGGGGCGACAAGCTGGCAGCAAATGCGCTATATTACCGTACCGATGATGCGATTCGCCATCTTTTTTGTCACCATTACGACGATGATCGGCTGGCTGCAATTTTTTGAGGAACCGTTCGTTATGACTCAAGGAGGACCGCTGGACGGTACGCTGTCGGCTTCGCTGTTCATCTATCAGAATGGCTTCCAGTTCAGCAGCTTCGGCTTCGCTGCGGCAGGCTCGTTCGTGCTGTTTTTCCTCATTATCATCATTACGCTGCTCCAGCTGAAGCTTCAGCGGAAGCAAGCCGAGGAATAGGAGGGATTGTATATGCAGCAGCAACCTGTCGTATCCGCCCCAGCGGCCAAAATAAAAAAGACATCCTCAAGCGGCAAGGCGTTCCAATGGACTTCTGGCATCATACTTGGTGTCATAGGCGTGGCAATGGTTCTGCCATTCGTATGGATGATTCTTTCCTCCTTCAAAACTGAAGCCGAGGTCAAGCAGATTCCGCCAACCTTCTTGCCGGAGAGCTTCACGCTCGACAGCTTCAAGATGTTATTCACGGAAATGGATTTTGGCACCTACCTTGGTAATACTCTTTTGATTACGTTATTTTCATTCATCGGCTTGCTGCTTAATGCGATGGCTGGTTTTGGCTTCGCACGCTATAACTTCAAGGGCCGCGATGGCATGTTCTTCTTCGTCCTGGCGACGATGATGATTCCCGGCCAGGTTACGATGATTCCGGTATACCTGATTCTGAACAGTATGAGCCTCACCAATACGATGATCGGAATCGTACTGCCCGGTTTCATCAGTGCTTTTGGCATCTTTTTATTCCGGCAATTCATGAGCACGCTGCCTGAAGAAATCATGGAAGCGACCCGCCTGGATGGCGCTAGCGAGTATCGGCTATTTGCTCAGGTGGCGCTGCCAATGTCTAAGCCGA
This window contains:
- a CDS encoding transcriptional regulator, LacI family, translating into MVSIKDIAKQAGVSISTVSYALNDSPKVTLETKNRILAVAKELNYVPNAAARQLKKQESLIIGAFLTDFSGAFYGDLLQGMKEVVNRKGYDLIVCSGKQSHRLLPERMIDGAIILDSAFSDEELLEYADRGHRLVVLDRELRHESINQVLLDNKAGANLAMDYLIENGHRKLYIVCGPPDSYDSRQRLTAVRQTLDRHPEVEAVFLEGDFNKVSGEAAAKKILSELSGEPPGVFCLNDEMAIGLFQTVQDHGKGIGEDLSLIGFDNIDLTRYLSPRLATIEYSKHRWGAMASQQLLQMISGEQVEHERIYVSLVEGESVRPRGAKS
- a CDS encoding glycosyl hydrolase 36 superfamily produces the protein MTNYEHWKLDNGKMSFTFLPTGDLMEAMADGIQLNQLAAHPIDGSLSGLYLRVRSKDGWAVHPLLGSRSGSLVCREDSRFTWRGEAQGVRYEVSFLLSSSYVWFWDIKLEANDPELEADLVYGQDIGLAVMGTVRSNEAYNSQYIDHSVYESEERGWAVCSRQNGPQNGRFPYLQLGSLTGAASYSTDGFSFFGLTFKDSHTPEALLADQLPSEIRQYEFAYTALQSKPLKPAATARVIFYGLFQEDHRDAVTEEAFKEDIRLAWQDVDQLPPAAGPWLPLPRRSDDIGEPIHSEALTSAELIERYPQRLEEERLNEGRPSGDRLDDRQLDGDRLDDERLDDERLDGDRLDGELLSFFTPEYAHVVTKAKELLMERPHGHILMSGAPDRAGAELLSSTAYMCGVFHSQLVVGNTSFNKLIGHTRNALNAQHASGLRLYAESEGVYRLLALPSLFEMGFNYARWVYRLKDDTIVVTSYTSADQPQAVLQVTSEDGRPRRYLLTAQLVMGEREGERPYHMKRVGKGMLEVTPGEGSPIAGVYPHLTYRLQLDGTSALVLDERRLMPELQAADTPLLVLETEPSADWKLVIDGRLGGFEEQSELSEQSKLLGQRELSEQDKLSEQDKLSEQDKLSEQDKLSEQDKLSEQSELLAHSAPSTNSFPSLETAAREYRTGMKELMNGFRLELPEGNAAVSRLDILAWWYTHNMRVHFASPHGLEQYGGAAWGTRDVCQGPAEYFLAVRQDEAVRDIIRLVYSHQYEQSGGWPQWFMFDRYSRIQQEDCHGDIIVWPLKLLGDYIAATGDFDILGLELPYTDSDSFELTELQEPLILHVRRQMDYMISRFLHGTHLSAYGDGDWDDTLQPASPELRANMSSSWTVALTYQTLEQLGSLLVNANESLAGTPELRLLGKQLKELADGIRVDFHRFMNPDDIIPGFLYLEDPSKPAKWLHPSDTRTGIKYRLLPMTRSMIAGLLSRDQAEQHYELIKRELSFPDGVRLMNRPAPYEGGVSKRFKRAEQAANFGREIGLQYVHAHIRFIEAMTKLGKNDEAWHGLQVINPIGIKAAVPNAELRQSNAYFSSSDGNFSTRYEAAERFDELRTGKATVKGGWRIYSSGPGIYMNQLISNVLGIRVRAETLELDPVLPEELDGLSLQFRIAGHPVRITYLHGGGPIVRVKVNGREAPFTPLQGPYRSTGASLSLHDLDKLWLPEEQQNEIVLEG
- a CDS encoding carbohydrate ABC transporter substrate-binding protein, CUT1 family codes for the protein MRIKSGSAILIGVLMAGSLLAGCSSGEEESGGKTTLNVWAMGDSSKPMEEMATAFSKENPDIVVKVQTIPWGSAHDKLVTAVASKKGPDVLQMGSTWMAEFGNAGALADLTDELGKYPELAPENFFEGTVNSNRYEGKAIGVPWLAETRVLFYRTDLLKSVGYESAPKTWDELEDAARKLTERGSGMYGFNVDVKEPTFSFMFARQNGSGLIQDGQAQFEQAPFREAVDYLDGFIQKGYSPVDLGLDTTQTFGGKGIVPMFISGPWVIKQVRDQVPDVEGKWATAVLPAKENNISSLGGSNLSVFEFSKKKDEALKFIAFLSRTENQLMWMDATGELPASKKAWEDPKLSDDPNMKVVGEQLKQAEPMPIVGPWDRISQNYLKTFERIFRTDEDHDKLLQEFNSMAQRWLDR
- a CDS encoding carbohydrate ABC transporter membrane protein 1, CUT1 family, translated to MKGSSKAAPWVFIGPTLLLLAVFSLLPILVAAGISLTDMDLAGLANYSNIEFVGIKNYIDVLTDPVFLKAILNTLFYVIIGVPLVVACSLGVALLINMGQSRIFKMFRVVYYMPSVTNVVAVAVVWMYLYNPGIGLFNYLLNSLGLGSVPWLTEPTVAKLSLILLALWRSIGLNMIIFIAALQGISKSYYEAAQLDGATSWQQMRYITVPMMRFAIFFVTITTMIGWLQFFEEPFVMTQGGPLDGTLSASLFIYQNGFQFSSFGFAAAGSFVLFFLIIIITLLQLKLQRKQAEE
- a CDS encoding multiple sugar transport system permease protein, whose amino-acid sequence is MQQQPVVSAPAAKIKKTSSSGKAFQWTSGIILGVIGVAMVLPFVWMILSSFKTEAEVKQIPPTFLPESFTLDSFKMLFTEMDFGTYLGNTLLITLFSFIGLLLNAMAGFGFARYNFKGRDGMFFFVLATMMIPGQVTMIPVYLILNSMSLTNTMIGIVLPGFISAFGIFLFRQFMSTLPEEIMEATRLDGASEYRLFAQVALPMSKPILAVQAILTFIAGWNSFLWPLIIANDEKLYTLSVGLQLLKGQNGTNFALQMAGASFMVVPILIIFILFQRQIIENYNISGIK